The region GCGGCCTTGCCGAACATCGACGCGCCGCATTCCATGCGGGTGAAAAGCGCGGCGTTTCGGCCCAGAATCTGGCGCACGTTCGCTTCGGAGTTTGAAGAAACAAGGGCCAGGGTGACGCCGCGTCCGTGCAGATCGGCCAACATCGCGTCCACCCCCATAAATAGCCGGACCTCGCTCAGCTGGGCCGCCATGCGCTTGTGAGCATGGGCTGCGATGAAGGGCAGTTTCCACATGGGCGCCTTCTGATGCGCCATAAGCTCCCGCGCACTCATGCGGCGCAGGGCGTCCATGTTGTCGCGATCCAGACGCCGATAGCCGAACCGATCGGCGCTTTCGTCGGAAAGCGCGAGGAAGCACTCATAAGTGTCAGCCA is a window of Caulobacter sp. NIBR2454 DNA encoding:
- a CDS encoding HAD hydrolase-like protein, whose product is MPAYRLAIFDFDGTLADTYECFLALSDESADRFGYRRLDRDNMDALRRMSARELMAHQKAPMWKLPFIAAHAHKRMAAQLSEVRLFMGVDAMLADLHGRGVTLALVSSNSEANVRQILGRNAALFTRMECGASMFGKAAKFKKLMAQLKVLPDQTISIGDEIRDIEAARKVGIAAGAVAWGYNLLDALQARAPDRTFHHVEDIATQIG